From a region of the Nyctibius grandis isolate bNycGra1 chromosome 12, bNycGra1.pri, whole genome shotgun sequence genome:
- the LOC137669482 gene encoding purine nucleoside phosphorylase-like — MAYAEEDRNSYEVCKETADWLRARTVQRPKTAIICGSGLGGLADVLDNKTVFPYEDIPNFPRSTVSGHVGRLVFGELNGQPCVCMQGRFHCYEGYSVSTVTFPIRVFFLLGVEILIVTNAAGGLNPHFQVGDIMFIRDHISMFGLGGQNPLHGPNDERFGVRFPCMSDAYEQDLLGLAMESAQELGFLSFIREGVYCLLAGPSYETIAECRVLQALGADAVGMSTVPEVIVARHCGLRVLGISLITNKAVMSYNSQEKANHEEVLRVSVVRAEALQKLVTHLLGKLGESTNSL, encoded by the exons atggccTATGCTGAGGAAGACAG aaacagcTATGAGGTGTGTAAGGAAACAGCAGATTGGTTACGTGCCCGTACCGTCCAGCGCCCGAAGACCGCCATCATCTGCGGATCTGGACTGGGAGGTCTGGCCGATGTGTTGGATAACAAGACAGTCTTTCCATATGAGGACATCCCTAATTTCCCACGGAGCACAG TTTCAGGGCATGTTGGCAGATTGGTGTTTGGGGAGCTGAACGGACAGCCCTGCGTGTGTATGCAGGGACGCTTCCACTGTTACGAAGGATACTCTGTCAGCACG GTCACCTTTCCCATCAGAGTCTTCTTTCTCCTGGGGGTGGAGATCTTGATTGTCACAAATGCTGCTGGGGGACTGAATCCCCACTTCCAAGTGGGGGATATCATGTTCATAAGAGATCACATCAGCATGTTTGGCTTGGGAGGGCAGAATCCACTGCATGGACCAAATGATGAGAG GTTTGGAGTGAGGTTTCCCTGCATGTCAGATGCTTACGAACAAGATCTGCTCGGCCTGGCGATGGAGAGCGCGCAGGAGCTGGGCTTTCTGAGCTTCATCCGAGAAGGAGTGTACTGTCTGCTGGCCGGTCCCTCCTATGAAACCATTGCTGAGTGCCGCGTGCTGCAGGCGCTGGGAGCGGATGCTGTAG GCATGAGCACTGTCCCAGAAGTAATTGTAGCCAGGCATTGTGGCCTCCGAGTCCTTGGGATCTCCCTCATCACCAACAAAGCGGTGATGAGCTACAACAGTCAAGAGAAAGCCAACCACGAGGAAGTGCTGCGCGTCTCGGTGGTCCGGGCTGAAGCCCTGCAGAAACTGGTCACACATCTCCTTGGCAAGCTGGGGGAAAGCACAAACTCTCTGTGA